The region AGGTCAAAGACAAAGCTTTCCAGGAACCTGGACTTGGCCCCGGTACTACCGTCACTACCGATCTCTTCTTTATCCAGAAACAGGGCGATGCAGGTATAGGTCGGGTCTTTTATGGACAACATGGCCGCCAGGCTGGCATAGGCTGAGGAGCGATCGTCCTGCCCGTAAGCGCCGACCATGCTGCGATCCAAACCTATCTCCCTTGCCCGGCCGGCCGGGACCACCTCCAGCTCTGCGCTGATGAAGTCTTCTTCTACGATGCCCAAATTTTCTTTTAGATAAGCCAAAATCTGTAATTTAAAACGCTCCTTGGCCTCCTTCTCTGGAAAAGGAAGGCTTCCGATCAGGACGTTTAGTTTTTCACCGACGATTATTTCGGGTAGTTTTTTCTCATATTGCGTACGCCGGGCCAAGTGGGGCAAGAGGTCGGTTATGGTGAAGACGGGATCGCCCTCTTCTTCACCGATCACTACCTTCACCCTGGATCCATCCGTCTTGATAATGACGCCGTGCAGGGATAGCGGGCGGGTTACCCACTGGTATTTTTTAATGCCCCCATAATAGTGGGTCTTCAGAAAAACCAGGTCTACATCCTCATAGAGTGGTTTTTGTTTTAGATCGAGGCGCGGGGCATCCAGGTGCGAGGTTACGATACGCAATCCATCCGAGAGAGGACGTTGACCAATAACCGCAAGGGCCATGCATTTGCCTTTATATATCCGATATACCTTAGTCCCTTTTGCGGCCGCCTCTACCGGCATACACCCTTGGCCAGAGACCTTTTCTACTATGGTTTCTACGGCCTCCCGTTCGGTCTTGGCGGCGTCCAGAAAGGCCATGTATTCCCTGGCAAAGGAGAAGACCTCCTTTTTGTCCTCATCATCGACTGTATCCCAGACCAGCCGGGCGGAAATGGTCAGTTCTTCCTGTAGCCGCTTTATATCTTTTGCCGTCTTTTTTCGCGCCATGGTAGGTTACCTCT is a window of Thermodesulfobacteriota bacterium DNA encoding:
- a CDS encoding aminopeptidase; translation: MARKKTAKDIKRLQEELTISARLVWDTVDDEDKKEVFSFAREYMAFLDAAKTEREAVETIVEKVSGQGCMPVEAAAKGTKVYRIYKGKCMALAVIGQRPLSDGLRIVTSHLDAPRLDLKQKPLYEDVDLVFLKTHYYGGIKKYQWVTRPLSLHGVIIKTDGSRVKVVIGEEEGDPVFTITDLLPHLARRTQYEKKLPEIIVGEKLNVLIGSLPFPEKEAKERFKLQILAYLKENLGIVEEDFISAELEVVPAGRAREIGLDRSMVGAYGQDDRSSAYASLAAMLSIKDPTYTCIALFLDKEEIGSDGSTGAKSRFLESFVFDLARLAKLPIESDTIDACLMRSKAISADVNAAIDPDFQDVHEKRNDAKMGYGVCLTKYTGSGGKYGASDANAEYMSWIRKILNENKVVWQAAGMGKVDEGGGGTVAKFLAIYGMEIVDMGAPLLSMHSPFEVAHKGDLYMTYKALRAFLQAP